The Aedes albopictus strain Foshan chromosome 2, AalbF5, whole genome shotgun sequence region ctcctgcagaaattgtgCAAAGAGCTCGTGGAGATGGATGAGTAACAGAATGATATCCTGGAGatataccagaagaaactctgaaaagaatcccagaaagaactcccgattgatttaaaaaaaaaaaagctttcggaggaattccagaagaacattCTAGGGAAACCCCAGAGGAAGCTACAGGAAGAAAAGAacaaaatttcagaagggatttcaaaaaaattatctgggaagaattcccgtaggaaatttcgaaggttggagcaactcctgttacaattgcggaaggaaaatcttgatgaattttaaaaggaactcttgaataaattgcaataggatgtcttgattaaaacccagtttagtggttatgattttcttatctattgagattcctgatgaaatttcggaaagattccctgaaaaaaaaactagaataaatttaagaaaggacacgggttaatccaaaaaaacctttgaaaaaatctcagatgtaagaaactctttcctcaaaaaaatctcatcgaattccaagagataatcaagcggtacaaaaacctagaggaattctagaagaaacttcttgaagaatcccaagttctgttttaaggaaattttaagtgattgcacaggcgaattccttgggatttcgtaGAAGTATCCCAGCAATATTCGATGAGGTGTAAACATTCAAATATGCACATCAAATTACTCTtaacaacaattttcccggtaatcattccaaattcccggctttttcccgcttttttcccggtcgttccgaattcccgtctttttcccggttttcccgttttcccggttcggtggccaccctgccCCAATCAATGTAGATTGATCAGTTTTCAGATGTTCAAAAATATaattaaacaaataaaaaaccgaaatttcatgaaatcgcGAATAAAAAAGAATAGTTGACCAACACTTTTAATCgattttagacgacgaaaaatgaaatttagatcaaaataaaagaatttgggtattagagggtcgaCTATTGATTTAATGATTTACTTCATATGAACTACCGTAACAAATCATAATTGAACTTCAACTATTTACAGATCTACGATCCACGAACCAACTCGGGTCCTAACAGGAACATGATGCCTCAAATTCACGGCGATTACAGTAAGGTCCACACTCACAAGTCACGAGCGTATGAACCAAACTACGCCCGAAGTGACCATAACCTCCACTATCACTCATCCGCAGCTTCCAATCAACAACCTGTGTACGTACCGGCTGTAACGACCACTACCAGAACGGAGCCGCTGTTCCAGAAGCAAAGGGCCGAGAAGCTACAGTCGTCCTACACCGGATACGGGAATGAAAATGCTATCTTGGATGCGAGTAATCAAAAATTGAAGAACGTTCAGCAGGCTGAAAGTGCGGACAGTTTCACTGGGTTGCAGTGTCCTCCGCTTCAATCGGGCCAGTTCGTGTACATTATGGATTGTAGGCAGTACCTGAACTGCTGGAAAGGCCGTGGTTACATACAGAGTTGCGCTCCAGGGACGCTGTTTAATCCGGAAACGAGTCAATGTGACCAGCCGTCGAAGGTCAACTGTATTACGTCCAACACGATGGATGGCTATCAAAGCTTAGCTAGGCTTAGAAAACCAAAAAACTCCCAGTTGGCGTCGTATGTCCAGGAAGATTATGACGACTCTAGGTATGGACAGCCGACAGCAGCTCTGGAAGTTCGATGTCCACCTCATGTTATAGGTCTGAGGGCACATCCCACTGACTGTAGAAAGTTTTTGAACTGCAATGACGGAGCGACTGTGGTTCAGGATTGTGGACCAGGGACGGCCTTCAACCCGGCGATTTCGGTATGCGACCATATCTACAAAGTTGATTGTAACAGAAATGAGAATTTGATCCATCATGGACCAACCAAACAAACCAATCCAGATGCGGAGGAAATCGATGTTGAAAGCGTCAGCTATGACATCGACGTACGGTTCCGAGAGGATGACGAACCAGCATTTAGCACCGTTCCAAGTATTCCGCTTCAAGCTTCAAGACCTATCTATCAACGACCAGCTTCCAGTGATATAAGACCAGTTTACGTAGCCCCTCCTACAACTACTCCAGCTACTACGACTCCAAAGATGAATCAGGCAAATACAAGGTTCAATCCAACTTACTACCAAAAGGTTACACCTAACCCTCGAGAGTCGTCGGTTGGTTCTACGGAATTACCTCTTAGTGAAGCATTAAAAATGCTGCTCAAGCCATACATGGGAAGCAAGGACGTCGACATGAACATGACCAGCCTTAATACCAAGATGAGTTCTACAACTCCACCAGCAGATCTCAACGTCCTTGGAATAAACCAAAGCCCCAAACCATCCAACAAGACTTCCGCTTACATTGCATCTCCGTACGAAATCAACTCACAGCTCGGTGGATATCAATCCGTAGTCTACGGTATGCCAACCTACCGGCCCCCAGTACCATTCCACCCCTCGTTCAACAGCCAGAACTTCAACCGTCAACATGCCTCGTCGCCGATTACCCCTCAACAGCATCAACAGAAACAACAGCCCCAACAGTTCTACCCTGTGTTCCGGCCCCGTGCCACTACGACCAGTCCTCCCGTTAGAAGCCGATTCGGTGAAGAATCCTCCCAGTGGCGTCCAATGGCTACGGTTACAACAACTAAACGACCCACGACAACTGCCGATCCATGCGAGGGTAAGTTCCTTTGTGGCAACGGAAGGTGCATCGATCAGGCCAAGGTCTGCAACGGCAAGAACGACTGCGCGAATCGGGCTGACGAACGCAACTGTAGCCATCTCGGGTACGAAGTTCGGCTGTCGAATAAACACCACGGACGGGTCGAGGTGAAGATCTTGGACAAGTGGGGCTACGTCTGTGACGACAACTTCAGTCTGGAAGCCGCCAATGTGCTCTGCCGGGAGCTCGGTTATGAAACGGGTGCCTTGGAGTTGAAACCTCACTCGTTCTACCCACCGAACGCTGCCATGATGCGGGACGGCAGTCCGGTGTTCATTATGGACGAAGTCCGGTGCAGCGGAAACGAGACTTCGTTGAGGGAATGTGACTTTGCCGGGTGGGGCGTTCACGACTGCAATGCCGAGGAAGTGCTGGGTGTGGTTTGCAAGACTCCGAAGATGACCTGCCCGCTGGATTATTGGCTGTGTGATACGTCGGCGGAATGCGTCCCGGTGGGTTTCCTGTGCGACAACGTCAACGACTGCGCCGATGGTTCGGACGAAAGCGTTGCGCATTGCAATGTGAGTATGGTTATCTAGGGTTAATTTCGACCTTTAGAATAAAGTTCCTCATAAACATCTTATATTACAGGCGCCCCTAGAGATGAGACTAGTGGAAGGTCCAACGAAACAGGAAGGTCGTGTCGAGGTGAAATACCGTGGAATCTGGGGTACCATTTGTGATGACGACTTCGGCATTCAGGAAGCTCGCGTAGTCTGCCGCCAGCTAGGGTTCAACGGTACGGCAGAAGTGCGCAAGAACAAGTACAAACAGGGCACCGGGCAAATTTGGCTGGATCAGGTGGCTTGCAGTGGTAACGAGACTTCGATTGACGATTGCATCCACTGGCACTGGGGAGAGCACAACTGTGGTCACGGTGAAGATGTGGGCGTAAAATGCGGCCTGACGGTGCAGGCTCCTCGGCCAACGTCGGCGCAGCTTCGTGCCGCCGGAAAGTCATTCAAACTCGATTTCGTTGAGAAATCCAGCAAAATCTACCCGGATAGCTGCGGGCAGCTGCAAATCAACCCAAACCTAGTCAAACCTTCTTATGGTTCTCGCGTAGTTCACGGCGGAGAAACTGTCTACGGCCATCATCCGTGGCAGGCGGCTTTGAGGGCAAAGAAGCAAGGAAAATCGGTCCACTGGTGTGGGGCTGTTTTGATTTCCAAGTACCACATTCTGACGGCAGCTCACTGTCTGATCGGTTATCCCAAGGGAGCCTACATGATCCGTATCGGTGACTACAATACGGATGCACTGGAACAGGCCGAGATCGACATCTTCATCGAAGATTACTACATTCACGAAGAGTTCCGAGTTGGGCATCATATGAACAACGATATTGCCGTGGTGCTGTTGAAGACACCGATTCGGTTTAGTGAGTATGTCCAGCCGGTTTGTCTACCGGCGAAGAGTCAACCGTACCAGGAGGGAATGAATTGTACAATCTCCGGATGGGGTTCGACGCAGTCCGGTTCGTCAGGTaagatatatttttttaacaatagGAAGTTGAACAAACGTTGTCGTGGATGCGCGAAGTTAGGGATAAATCGGTCAGGCATAAGCTacctacttgatacttgatacaacTCGTAGCGGGGAAACTACACCGAATGaagcaggaattcttcaaggactttcttcagaaatttatccaagaattcctcctggacttcctccgagatttcaatcagagattccttcaggaaatccttcagggactgctccaggaattgcttcaggaaaattaagcaaatccttcagatattccttcaccacttcctccaggcattcttacaggaatttctcctttgGTTTCTTCAAGATATCTTGCAGGGACTccaccagggatttgtccagatattttttctggcatatctccaagcattccttcaggaatttctccaggatttttccaggtattcctacagaaattccttcagaaatatgtccaaaaaattctcctctaaggattcctcaaggagttcttccaggaaactctacaggcattcctccaggaattccgccggagattcttcgaagaattgtgtcaaggattccttcagggattcccttaggaattactacaagaatttatcaatgaatttctccagttattcttccagagattcctccaggaattcctcctttccccaaaaatttatccatgcattcctcaagagatttctttagaatttcctttaaagattcctcccacaattcctctggggattcctactggaattttccGGGTActcaatcagagattcctccaggatttctttctgggattgtcccaggaatttatccaggtatgtctccagagatttctctaggaattctttcaggaaaaatagggaaatccttccgatattccttcagaaattcctccaggattttctctagagattcctccaggaattcctacaggcatgtctccaggaactgttcctccagaaattgcttcagaaattcctccaagaatgctttctaaaattcctccaggtcctctaggcatttttttagacattgctccaggaatttctccaggcaatccTGCACGCTtgcattcaggaatgcctccagagactcctccaggaattgctccgggaattcctccgaaatatCTTCCGGACAATtcgtccatgaatttctccaggcaatcttccagggatctcttcaggatttttccaagaattccttctacgaTTTCTTTATTACTTCctgcggggatttctccaggaaatcctctttggattctttcagaaattcttacagcaaatcttccaggattttcaccAGGAAATGCCCCATGGATGccttcaaaaggaattccaggaattcctccgggagttcctctagaattttttttcaggtattcctacatgagctccttcaggaattcctccagaaattcaaccaagatccctgcaaggattctctaggagtttctctagtaagaaatcctccaggaattcttcaaggatttttttcagaaatttctgcagggtttcctctacggattcgtccaggaattcaatcagattccttcaggaattccttcaggcttttgtccagcaattactccaagcattccttcaggaatttctccagaga contains the following coding sequences:
- the LOC109426828 gene encoding neurotrypsin isoform X1 is translated as MAFQKRRIIWILMAIAIEQTCGIYDPRTNSGPNRNMMPQIHGDYSKVHTHKSRAYEPNYARSDHNLHYHSSAASNQQPVYVPAVTTTTRTEPLFQKQRAEKLQSSYTGYGNENAILDASNQKLKNVQQAESADSFTGLQCPPLQSGQFVYIMDCRQYLNCWKGRGYIQSCAPGTLFNPETSQCDQPSKVNCITSNTMDGYQSLARLRKPKNSQLASYVQEDYDDSRYGQPTAALEVRCPPHVIGLRAHPTDCRKFLNCNDGATVVQDCGPGTAFNPAISVCDHIYKVDCNRNENLIHHGPTKQTNPDAEEIDVESVSYDIDVRFREDDEPAFSTVPSIPLQASRPIYQRPASSDIRPVYVAPPTTTPATTTPKMNQANTRFNPTYYQKVTPNPRESSVGSTELPLSEALKMLLKPYMGSKDVDMNMTSLNTKMSSTTPPADLNVLGINQSPKPSNKTSAYIASPYEINSQLGGYQSVVYGMPTYRPPVPFHPSFNSQNFNRQHASSPITPQQHQQKQQPQQFYPVFRPRATTTSPPVRSRFGEESSQWRPMATVTTTKRPTTTADPCEGKFLCGNGRCIDQAKVCNGKNDCANRADERNCSHLGYEVRLSNKHHGRVEVKILDKWGYVCDDNFSLEAANVLCRELGYETGALELKPHSFYPPNAAMMRDGSPVFIMDEVRCSGNETSLRECDFAGWGVHDCNAEEVLGVVCKTPKMTCPLDYWLCDTSAECVPVGFLCDNVNDCADGSDESVAHCNAPLEMRLVEGPTKQEGRVEVKYRGIWGTICDDDFGIQEARVVCRQLGFNGTAEVRKNKYKQGTGQIWLDQVACSGNETSIDDCIHWHWGEHNCGHGEDVGVKCGLTVQAPRPTSAQLRAAGKSFKLDFVEKSSKIYPDSCGQLQINPNLVKPSYGSRVVHGGETVYGHHPWQAALRAKKQGKSVHWCGAVLISKYHILTAAHCLIGYPKGAYMIRIGDYNTDALEQAEIDIFIEDYYIHEEFRVGHHMNNDIAVVLLKTPIRFSEYVQPVCLPAKSQPYQEGMNCTISGWGSTQSGSSVHSLELRAAKVPLLSDATCNKPEVYGNNITEGMFCAGTLDGGVDACEGDSGGPLVCASSRGHTLYGIISWGLHCGYANKPGVYVKVAHYLDWIEQKLKQSLHMYGV
- the LOC109426828 gene encoding neurotrypsin isoform X2, which encodes MAFQKRRIIWILMAIAIEQTCGIYDPRTNSGPNRNMMPQIHGDYTSNQQPVYVPAVTTTTRTEPLFQKQRAEKLQSSYTGYGNENAILDASNQKLKNVQQAESADSFTGLQCPPLQSGQFVYIMDCRQYLNCWKGRGYIQSCAPGTLFNPETSQCDQPSKVNCITSNTMDGYQSLARLRKPKNSQLASYVQEDYDDSRYGQPTAALEVRCPPHVIGLRAHPTDCRKFLNCNDGATVVQDCGPGTAFNPAISVCDHIYKVDCNRNENLIHHGPTKQTNPDAEEIDVESVSYDIDVRFREDDEPAFSTVPSIPLQASRPIYQRPASSDIRPVYVAPPTTTPATTTPKMNQANTRFNPTYYQKVTPNPRESSVGSTELPLSEALKMLLKPYMGSKDVDMNMTSLNTKMSSTTPPADLNVLGINQSPKPSNKTSAYIASPYEINSQLGGYQSVVYGMPTYRPPVPFHPSFNSQNFNRQHASSPITPQQHQQKQQPQQFYPVFRPRATTTSPPVRSRFGEESSQWRPMATVTTTKRPTTTADPCEGKFLCGNGRCIDQAKVCNGKNDCANRADERNCSHLGYEVRLSNKHHGRVEVKILDKWGYVCDDNFSLEAANVLCRELGYETGALELKPHSFYPPNAAMMRDGSPVFIMDEVRCSGNETSLRECDFAGWGVHDCNAEEVLGVVCKTPKMTCPLDYWLCDTSAECVPVGFLCDNVNDCADGSDESVAHCNAPLEMRLVEGPTKQEGRVEVKYRGIWGTICDDDFGIQEARVVCRQLGFNGTAEVRKNKYKQGTGQIWLDQVACSGNETSIDDCIHWHWGEHNCGHGEDVGVKCGLTVQAPRPTSAQLRAAGKSFKLDFVEKSSKIYPDSCGQLQINPNLVKPSYGSRVVHGGETVYGHHPWQAALRAKKQGKSVHWCGAVLISKYHILTAAHCLIGYPKGAYMIRIGDYNTDALEQAEIDIFIEDYYIHEEFRVGHHMNNDIAVVLLKTPIRFSEYVQPVCLPAKSQPYQEGMNCTISGWGSTQSGSSVHSLELRAAKVPLLSDATCNKPEVYGNNITEGMFCAGTLDGGVDACEGDSGGPLVCASSRGHTLYGIISWGLHCGYANKPGVYVKVAHYLDWIEQKLKQSLHMYGV